The sequence below is a genomic window from Aureispira sp. CCB-E.
GCTTGCCAGGATTGATTGTCGATGTATATAACAAAACAGTTGTGGTACAGGCACATACTATAGGAATGCACTTGTCTAGGCATCTAATAGCAGAAGGCTTGCAGCGAGTGTTTGGGGATAGAATTACGGGGATTTATGATAAAAGTAAAAACTCGTTGCCCAAGGATTATGCACAAAGCATGGAAAATGGACCGCTTTGGGGAGAAAGTATCGCTTCGGATGTTATTATTGAGAATGGTTGTCAATTTGAAGTGAATTGGGAAACGGGGCAAAAGACTGGTTTTTTCTTGGATCAAAGAGATAACCGAAACTTGTTGCGTCGATTCTGTAAAGATAAAAAAGTATTAAATGCATTTTGTTACTCGGGTGGTTTTTCTGTATACGCTTTACAGGCAGGGGCTTCTGAGGTTCATTCTGTAGATGCATCGGCAAAGGCAATAGAATTGGTCGAAAAAAATGTTGCTTTGAATGGCTTTGCTAGTGCCAATCACCAAAGTTACAAAGCAGATGTCTTACAATTTTTAAAAGATAAACAAGAAACATATGACGTTATGGTATTAGACCCACCAGCTTATGCCAAAACAGTAGCGAAGCGTCATAAAGCAATACAAGCGTATAAACGCTTGAATATAGAAGGTCTGAAATTAGTGAAAAAAGGTGGTATTTTATTGACATTTTCTTGTTCTCAAGTTGTTGATAACCAACTTTTTTATAATACTATAACTGCTGCTGCCATTGAGGCAAAACGAAAAGTAAGGGTTTTGCATCGATTGACACAACCAGCCGACCATCCTGTTAATATATTTCATCCTGAAGGGAACTACTTAAAAGGCTTGGTACTGTATGTAGAATAGATGGACAAAGGGGGCTTGAAGTTCTATTTCTCCTAATGAGCTTTTGGTTAGGCATTGATTTGTTCATGAATGGAATAATTAACAGGTTAATATTTGTTAAGATTAAGACAAACAAAAAATAATCGTTAAAATATATGAAACAATGTATCCCTTTGTTGCTAATCACTTATTTAGTAGTCTTGTCCGCCTGTAATTCTACACGTATCGTAAAACCCTTAGAAAAAAAGGAGGTGGCAGTAGGTTTGGATTTTGGCGGTCCAATTATAGATTTTTCAGGTACAAAAATTCCTGTACCTTTTTCTTCGGTAACCGTTGGATATGGGGTGGATTCTAATTTGACAGTTTTTGGAGCTGCACACATTACTTCAGCTATTTTTGGAACAATTCAATGGGATCTTGGAGTTGTGGGGGAGGTTTTGCGTCCTCAAAAAGGGTATCTTCCTGGACTAAGTATTGGTGCAAGTAGTCAAATGTTTGTAGATGTGTTTAAAGCAAATTTTAGATTGTACCCAGTCTTAGATGTTAATTTATATTGGAATTATATCCCTAAGCACAAGCACTATTTTTACTTAAATTGGGGATCGTGGTTTGATTTTTGGCAGCGTGCACAAGGACGTGTTAATACGCAATTGTATTATCCTAGTTTTTCTCTGGGACATACTTTTGAAAACAAAAAGATGCGTTATACAATAGAAGGAAAATATATTGCACCAGGAATTAGTAACATGGGAACGCCTCTAAAATTTAATGGAGTAGATGGTTATGGATCATGGGGAGTGTATATTTCTGTATATCGAAAGTTTTAAGTTGGAACACATTACTTTGGTTGTTAGGTATTCCTAGTCAAATAAGAATAATTTATAATGAAGTAATGATTTATAGTAACAGCGCAGCTAACTATTGGATTTAGTGAATAGGCAAAATCAAGTGTTATGAAAAAATTAGTTTTTTTCTTGTTGATTATCTCAATTGTTTTGGTGGGATGTCGATTAGACAATTTTTTATACAATCCCACTCAAATAGAGGAATATAAGTTTGATGCTTTTGACGAAGAACAAAAATTTGTTTTAGGTGCTTCTTATGCAATTCCCGATCACTTAGTTCATTTAATGACATTGGAATCAGGTCCAGTAGATGATCGAGAAACGATTTACGCCACTTATATTGGAGATATATCTAGGATCAATCAAGATACCATAATTTTGTATTGTCATGGCAATGCGGGACACATGGACTATTATTGGCAAAGAGCCAAACTACTAGCAAATGCAGGAGGAAAAAATCGTTTTGGGGTGTTGTTTATGGATTATAGAGGATATGGAAAATCGACGGGGAAAGCAACAGAAGCTGGGCTATATTATGATGTAGATGCTTGTATGAGGTGGTTGAAAGATAAAGGTTTAACCAACGATCGGTTAGTGATTTATGGCTTTAGTATGGGGGGCGCTCCTTCTACAGAATTAACAGCAAACCCTCGAACAATGGTACCCAGCAAGTTGATATTAGAAGCACCATTTGCTTCTTTTGACTTTATGGTGCAAGACATTGCAAAAGTGTCATTTCCTGGTTCTTTTTATGGTAATTTAGAAATAGATAACTCTGTGGAAATTCAAAAAGTGCAAGCTCCCTTCTTATGGATTCATGGGATAGATGATGCTTTTGTTGGCATTCATCATGGCGAATTGATTCAGCAAAATTATAATGGAACACACAAAGTAATTCGACGAGTTCCTGGTGGAGAACACAGTACTGTGCCAATGGTTATGGGCTTTGATATTTATACGAAATTGATTGCGGATTTTATTACAGAAAAAATATAAATTCTTGCATCAATAAGGATTGTATTGTAGCCTAAAAATAGTAGATTATGAGACTCCCAAAACATCTAGCGAAAAATAGAGTTATATAGCAATGTCAAAACATATTGAATTTACACACCAAGCTTTTGCGGCTTATTCTTCCCGAAACTTTGAGCAGGCGTTGGCTTTGTTGTGTAAGGGGTTAGACCATTGGGAATCACCTGCACATCGTCTTTCTAATGCGAGCTATAATGCGATTTATGATGCTCTCGAAATGATAGAAGCACTTTTAGTGTATGTTACAGTTTGGGAAAGCAATGATTATGTGGTTCAATTGTTACAAACAATAAGAAAATCTTTGGATGATGTAAAGGAAGTCGTGTGGGATGATTTTCAACAGCATATAGAAGAATTTAAAGTTCTATTGCAAGGTGTAAGAATTGGGTTCAACTTTTTTAATAATAATAACCTTGCTTTATTGGATGCTAATCCTATACTCTCTTTTGCTTTGACAGAAGAAGGAACAATAACTTTGCTGAAATCAAGGGGAAATGCTAAGGTAGATGCTTTAGTAGAAGCATTTAATGCTTGCTTTCGAGCCGAGTTAACTAGCCTTGAACAATGCGAAAAAGAAATTAAAGCAGCTTTGGATTTGGGAGATGTGTCTAGAGCAAAGTACTTGCTAGAGTGGATGATGGAACAGTATCCCAAAAGTAAAAAACAAGCTTTTTTACAATTAGGGCATTTGTATTTTGAGGAAGAATCTTATCAGAAAGCAGCTGAGTCGTATATGAAAACAATTGTGATGGGAACACCAAAAGAGTTCGTTCGGGATAATGTTCAAGTTGCTTGTAATCGTTTAGCTGCCGATGCCAGCAATTCTAAAGAAGCCAATCGTTGGAGGGAGGTATTGATTAATTTCTTTTGACGGTTGTGCGTAAATTTCTTTATACTAATTTGTTATGAATGAGAAAGAATGGTTCCCTGAAAAATTTTCAGAAATAGAACAAAGTAAATTTATTCTCCGAAATGCCTATAGAGAAACGACAGAACGTACAATCTCCATTCATTTTTTTTATAGCAATCCTTTTGTAGATGCTTTTTACCTTCAAATGTATTGCTTTGACCAAGAATGGAATGTAATAAAGTCAACTTTGAAACGAAGTAATGGCACGAATAAAAAAGATTATATCTTAGTGGAAAAAGGGGAGATAAGCTCTAGTGCACCTTTTAATCAGTTGTTGAATTTAATCAAGACAACCCTTCCAAGTATTTTTCCTTTAAATGATAATCAATTGGAGTGGAGAGATGGTGAACAAGTTGAGCTATCTATTGAAAATGAAATATATGAGACTTCCTTTTCTTGGTGGCTAGACTTACACCCTGAAGATTGGAGTGTGTTGGACAAGATTGCATACAAAATATTAGAAATAGAAAAAAATACCGTATATAAACCTAGAATGAAGCAGCATTTTGATTTGATAATGGAGCAAACTTCTCAAGACTTAAACTCTGTTCAGGAAAAAAGTCTATTACTATCTTATAAACGAATTGATTAACCTATCATTGGACTACGAATATTGAAATTATAAAAAAAAACAAATTGTTTCATTTTTTGGCATTTTAACCCATTGTTTTGTATATTTATAATATGAAAAAAGAAAAAAAACTCATACGATTTGATTGGGCAATAAAAAAGCTTTTGAGAAATAAAGCTAATTTTGATATTTTAGAAGGATTCTTAAGTGAATTACTTGCTGAAGATATCAAAATCAAACAAATATTGGAAAGTGAAAGCAATAAAGAGGATGAAAATGATAAGCACAATCGGGTAGATATCCTAGTAGAGGATTCGAAGGGGGATTTAGTTATTATAGAGGTCCAAAACAGCAAGGAATATGATTATTTCCATCGAATTTTATATGGAACTTCTAAAGTTATTACAGAACACATTAGCGAAGGTGAAGCTTATGCAAAAGTAAAGAAAATAATATCTATAACTATTGCTTACTTTGATTTAGGGCAGGGGAAAGATTATATATACCATGGTAAAAACCAATTTAAAGGTATTCATCATGGAGATATTTTGAACTTGGCGGACAAACAAAAAGTACTTTACAAAAAAGATAGTGTTTATGAAATCTTTCCTGAATATTGGTTGATAAAGGTTAGCCAATTCAACAATGCTGTTCAAGATAAGCTAGATGAGTGGATTTATTTTTTAAAGAATGGGGAGGTAAAAGAGAACTTCACAGCTAAAGGACTGGAGGCTGCTAAAAAAAAGCTGGATAAAATGAGCTTAAGTTATGAAGAGCAGCAGGAGTATAAATATTATCTTAAACGATTGAGAGATATTGCTAGTGAACAGCATACTAAAATGGCGGATGCGGAAGATTTACTAAAGGCAAGAGAAGAAGGCTTGGAAAAAGGTAGAGAAGAAGGTTTGGAAAGAGGCAGAGAGGAAGGCTTGGAAAAAGGGTTATTGAGAAAAGAAATAGAGGCTGTCTTAGGGATGTATCGAAATAATATCCCTACTTCTATCATTGCTAGTGCGTTGAATATTTCGGAAGAAAAAGTAAACAAGATTCTTAACAATAACTCAGAATAGCGTATCAATTGACTATTCGTCATTCTGAGTTATTTTTCTTTGCTCTCAAAGAAGAGAAATTTCTCAGGTTTATTGAACAATTGTGTAAATGTCATTATGATGCCGTCCCCATCCATCATAATCTAAACCATAACCAATCAAGAAATTATTAGGAACCTTGAAACCAATATATTTCATAGGAATGTCATGCTCCATAGCATCAGGTTTGTTTAACAAGGTTAAAACAGCAATTGATGCAGGATTCATTTTTTCTAACTCTGGCAAAAAATTATGCAAAGTGCGTCCTGTGTCAACAATATCTTCCATAAGGATTACATGACGTCCTTTTAGATCTACATCCAATCCCAACATAGTTGTTAAAGCACCGCTACTTTGTGTACCTACATAAGACTTCAATTTTACAAAACTTACTTCACATTCTATATCTACATAATTGAAAACATCTCCTGCTAATCTAAATACACCATTTAAAATACCTAAAAATACAGGTTTTTTATCCACATAATCAACATTAATCGCTGCACAAATTTCTTTTAGACGTGTCTGAATAGCATCGCTTGTCAAAAAAAGTTCAAATTGTTTGTCCTTACAAGTTATCATGATAATTTATTTGAAATTATAGTACTGTTATTATTAATAGTGAGATTTAAGCTGAATCGAATAACTTATTACGAAATAATTAAAAAACTTAAGCAGGAGTAGCTTCTAAGCCTTCTATGTCTCGCAAGGTAATATTGCTCCCTTTGACATCTATCAAGCCTTCTTCCTTAAATTCGGAGAGTGTTCTAGTCACTGTTTCTTTGGTGGTACCAACAATATGAGCCAATTCTTCACGTCGTATGCTAATTTGGAATAAACGCTCATCATCTTCTTTGTAATGTTTGAATAAACGAAGTAATGAGTCTGCAACACGTTTTCGAACAGAGCTATAGGCTAATTCAAGCAAATGTTTGTCTTTTTCGCCTGCTTTAATTGCAAGTAAATGAATAAAATGTTGAGCAATGCTATTATCAGAGCGCATCCACTCCATAAATTCATCTTTGGGAATCAAAACCATTTCTGTATCATCAATAGCAACAGCTGATTCTTGATAAGGACTATTTCTGAAGGCGTCACTAATTCCAATAAAGTCTTGGTTGCCATATAAAGACAAGATTAATTCCTTGCCATATTCATGACTTTTGAACGTTTGTGCTTTGCCTTTTTTAATCCAAAAAACAGAACGTGGATGACTACCTTCTCTAAAGATAAGATCTTTTTGATTGTAAAAACGATGCTCTTTATCCTTTAAGAATTCTTTTAAGACATTTTGAAAATGTTCTTCTACATTAAAAAAGACATTATGAGTGGAAGTAGGTGCAGCGATATGCTGATTTTTTTCCAAGCGAATTTCGATTGCTTCTAGCAATTCTATATCTGTGAACGGTTTTGTAATATAGTCATCAGCCCCTAAATTCATTCCCTTTCGAAAGTCTTCTTTTTCCGCTTTAGCGGTTAAGAAAATAAATGGAATATGAGTGGTTTTAGGATTTTTATGCAAAACCTTGAGGGTGCCAAAACCATCCAAAACAGGCATCATAACATCACAAATAATCAAATCGGGCATTTTATCCAAGGCTTCTTGAACGCCTAATTTGCCATTTTCAGCACTAAATACTTCATAGCCCGAAAGTTCTAAAATTTCACAGGTGTTTTCTCGAACCTCTAAATTATCTTCTATAACTAGAATTTTTTTCATTGAAAATCTTCTTTAGGAATGTTAATGGTAAACGTGGTTCCTTCGCCAGGTTGACTAACAAAGTCTATCGTTCCATTAATGTTTTCTAAATATTTTTTTACAATATAAAGCCCCAACCCCGTTCCTTGTATCGCAATAGCATTATCTGCTCTAAAGAAACGTGAAAATAGGTGTTTTTGTTGATCCAAAGGAATCCCAATGCCTTTGTCTCTAACACTAATTGTAATGGTGGTAGCATCAATTATAGTGCTAATATAAATCTTACTATTGGAAGGAGAGTATTTTATAGCATTAGAAAGTAAGTTGATGAGAATATTTTTTATGTTTTGAGTATTAGAATAGATAACACTAATATCTCCACTGTGCTGATACTCTATCTCTTGCCCTGATTTTGCAAAGGTACTTACTTCTTCTATTGTAGCATGAATTAAGGCGCTAAGGTCAAAAATATGCTTAGCATCCTGTTTTTTTCCTTCTTCTAATTTGGATAAAGATAAAAAGTCTTCTAAGATTTGAGTAAGATTTTGGACAGAGGATTTAATTCTATTAATGTGCTTGAGACGTTTGTCTTGTGTTTCGGTAGTGGTGTATCGTTCAATTAAAGATACAGACGAAAGAATACTACTCAGAGGAGTTCTAAATTCATGGGAAGCCGTGGAAATAAATCTAGTTTTTAACTCACTCAATTCTCGTTCTTTCTGAAGGGCATCTTTAATCTTTTCTTGAGCGGCAAGTAATTGTTCTTGTATGATTTTTCGTTCTAGAATTTCTTGTTCCAAAGAGAGTTTACTTTGAGTCATTTTTTCCATAGCCTCTCTCAATGCTCGATTACTCATTTGGACTTCTTCTTCTAAGCCTAAATTTACTTTATTAATATGATTTTGAATTGAAAGTTGATTGGTTAAATCATGCAACATACCGACATAAAAAAAGTGACCGTCCAATTCTAACTCGCTAATATTTAGGCGAACAGGAACCTTTGTGCCATCCTTGTGAACTGCAATAACCTCTCGTCCAATGCCAATTATTTTTGCAATTCCTGTTGCTTGATGATTTTGAATGTATTGATCATGTTTGGCTTGGTGTGGAGCTCCCATTAGCATAGAAACATTATTACCTTTTAACTCTTCAGGAGTAAATCCCAACACTTTATAAATAGCAGGATTACTATCAACAATAATACCTCGGGTATTGATAATAATCACACAATCTTGAATACTTTTAATAAATAGGGAAATTTTATCCTTCATTAGCTTGGCGATTTTTGGAAAATAATTTTTTCTTTTTGGATTTTTTCTTTTTCTTCTTTTGAGATTTCGGATCTATAGCTTGAGCGTTTAACTTGGATTTTTTCTGACTAGAAGCTTTTGATTTATCTTCGCTAGAACTACTAGAGTTGCCCAATTTGTTCGCTTTTTTTGCTGAAAGACTATCGATTTGGTGTCTGCTGTTAGAATCCAACTGTTCCGTTGCAAAACTGTCAAGTAACAATGTACTATCTATTTTAGTACTATCCAAATAGCTACTATCGAGAAGAACACTATCAAGGATAATAGGTTCTGGAATACCAAGGAATTCATATTTTGTTTTAATTTGCAAACTATCGAGCCATTTGAAGCCTGCTAAATATAAACTTTTATGATCAACTTGATGCATAGGGTAGACAACAGCTTTAGGTTTGCCTTCGTAGCGGATTCGTCGTATCTGATTTTCGTCAAAAAACAATACCATAGAAGCACAATCAATATCATTTACTAACATATAGGCGCCTTCTCCATCTACGGCATAGTAAACGGTTTCCCCATTTTCTCGAACATTCATTGTTCTTATTTCTCCTTTTTGAAATTGTATAATGGCGTTTCTCCCTTTGATTTGATTAAAAAAAGTGCCCTCATTGGTGTTAACGATCAAGGATTTTTCAAATAAACGTACTTGATCTATTTTGGATGCCTTCATAGCAACATGAATCGTATCTGCTGTAAATTGCGTGCCATCTACCCAAAGAATAGGATCTTGATAAAAATAAAAGGTAGAATCTATAGCATCATAATACAATGAATCACAGAGCGACTGAACATTGGATTTAAATGTTTTTACATGATGAAAAGCATACAAATGGCGCTGATCGACATCGACAGAATCAGGCAAAGAAATTAAGGTGTCGGCACGTAACCACATAGTATCGTTGTCAATTAAAGTGGTCAAAATAGGATTTAAATGAGCTAAGAGGTATTTTGTGCTATCGTTGTAAAAAGCCTGACCACAAGTGATTTTTAAATTGGCAGAAGTATCTTGCCAAACAACGTTCCCCTTCGCCATGCCGCTTTTGGTTTCTGTGTTGTAATCCAAACTGTCTGTCGTGATAATTTGATGATCTTGTGAGACCCTAACATCCCCTCTAAAGATCATCGTTTTGCTCATTGCATCATAGTCAGAATTATTGGCAATAATCGATTGATTTGTTGTGGTATCTCGACTTTTGAATTTGGGATTTCCTCTAAAAGTATATTGTTCAGTTTTACCATCCATTAGGATGGTGTCGGCAAAGACTTCTTGATCGTCATTTTGAAAATAGGCATTTCCTATTAAATAATACATATCCTTGGCACCATCATAAATAATCGTATCACCTTCTGCTATTTCCAATTTGCCATCTTCTCGATTTTCAAAGCGAGCATTTTTATAAAGTTCTGCATAATTCTTTTTGCTGTCATAAAATCCATCCTCACAGTAGACCATTTTTTCTTCATTATACACCTTGGTTGGTCCCAAGAAATAAGCCATTTCTGTTTGAGTGTTAAACGCTAGAGAATCAGCTGTTAGTTTGTAATTAGGATTGGTGATGCGGACAGAGTCTGAAAAATGCGCTATGTTGGTATTGGCATTATACGTTCCCTTTTTGCTAATTAGAGTTGTTGTATCACTCTCAATTAAGGAACCATCAGGA
It includes:
- a CDS encoding class I SAM-dependent rRNA methyltransferase — its product is MDNSIIKIHLKNKKDTFVRRFHPWIFSGAIARKEGVAKDGSIAEVYSRQGDFLAMGHYHEGSIAIKIFSFEKIVPDADFWYQKLQAAFDMRQKIGLVDLEKTAFRLVHGEGDGLPGLIVDVYNKTVVVQAHTIGMHLSRHLIAEGLQRVFGDRITGIYDKSKNSLPKDYAQSMENGPLWGESIASDVIIENGCQFEVNWETGQKTGFFLDQRDNRNLLRRFCKDKKVLNAFCYSGGFSVYALQAGASEVHSVDASAKAIELVEKNVALNGFASANHQSYKADVLQFLKDKQETYDVMVLDPPAYAKTVAKRHKAIQAYKRLNIEGLKLVKKGGILLTFSCSQVVDNQLFYNTITAAAIEAKRKVRVLHRLTQPADHPVNIFHPEGNYLKGLVLYVE
- a CDS encoding alpha/beta hydrolase, which encodes MKKLVFFLLIISIVLVGCRLDNFLYNPTQIEEYKFDAFDEEQKFVLGASYAIPDHLVHLMTLESGPVDDRETIYATYIGDISRINQDTIILYCHGNAGHMDYYWQRAKLLANAGGKNRFGVLFMDYRGYGKSTGKATEAGLYYDVDACMRWLKDKGLTNDRLVIYGFSMGGAPSTELTANPRTMVPSKLILEAPFASFDFMVQDIAKVSFPGSFYGNLEIDNSVEIQKVQAPFLWIHGIDDAFVGIHHGELIQQNYNGTHKVIRRVPGGEHSTVPMVMGFDIYTKLIADFITEKI
- a CDS encoding Rpn family recombination-promoting nuclease/putative transposase, whose protein sequence is MKKEKKLIRFDWAIKKLLRNKANFDILEGFLSELLAEDIKIKQILESESNKEDENDKHNRVDILVEDSKGDLVIIEVQNSKEYDYFHRILYGTSKVITEHISEGEAYAKVKKIISITIAYFDLGQGKDYIYHGKNQFKGIHHGDILNLADKQKVLYKKDSVYEIFPEYWLIKVSQFNNAVQDKLDEWIYFLKNGEVKENFTAKGLEAAKKKLDKMSLSYEEQQEYKYYLKRLRDIASEQHTKMADAEDLLKAREEGLEKGREEGLERGREEGLEKGLLRKEIEAVLGMYRNNIPTSIIASALNISEEKVNKILNNNSE
- the hpt gene encoding hypoxanthine phosphoribosyltransferase, whose product is MITCKDKQFELFLTSDAIQTRLKEICAAINVDYVDKKPVFLGILNGVFRLAGDVFNYVDIECEVSFVKLKSYVGTQSSGALTTMLGLDVDLKGRHVILMEDIVDTGRTLHNFLPELEKMNPASIAVLTLLNKPDAMEHDIPMKYIGFKVPNNFLIGYGLDYDGWGRHHNDIYTIVQ
- a CDS encoding response regulator, whose amino-acid sequence is MKKILVIEDNLEVRENTCEILELSGYEVFSAENGKLGVQEALDKMPDLIICDVMMPVLDGFGTLKVLHKNPKTTHIPFIFLTAKAEKEDFRKGMNLGADDYITKPFTDIELLEAIEIRLEKNQHIAAPTSTHNVFFNVEEHFQNVLKEFLKDKEHRFYNQKDLIFREGSHPRSVFWIKKGKAQTFKSHEYGKELILSLYGNQDFIGISDAFRNSPYQESAVAIDDTEMVLIPKDEFMEWMRSDNSIAQHFIHLLAIKAGEKDKHLLELAYSSVRKRVADSLLRLFKHYKEDDERLFQISIRREELAHIVGTTKETVTRTLSEFKEEGLIDVKGSNITLRDIEGLEATPA
- a CDS encoding PAS domain-containing sensor histidine kinase, with translation MKDKISLFIKSIQDCVIIINTRGIIVDSNPAIYKVLGFTPEELKGNNVSMLMGAPHQAKHDQYIQNHQATGIAKIIGIGREVIAVHKDGTKVPVRLNISELELDGHFFYVGMLHDLTNQLSIQNHINKVNLGLEEEVQMSNRALREAMEKMTQSKLSLEQEILERKIIQEQLLAAQEKIKDALQKERELSELKTRFISTASHEFRTPLSSILSSVSLIERYTTTETQDKRLKHINRIKSSVQNLTQILEDFLSLSKLEEGKKQDAKHIFDLSALIHATIEEVSTFAKSGQEIEYQHSGDISVIYSNTQNIKNILINLLSNAIKYSPSNSKIYISTIIDATTITISVRDKGIGIPLDQQKHLFSRFFRADNAIAIQGTGLGLYIVKKYLENINGTIDFVSQPGEGTTFTINIPKEDFQ
- a CDS encoding OstA-like protein, which translates into the protein MPLKYLLPFLFICLCFHSVSWGQISDKPPVKDKLESDSSKIEIINIDKLKERTTPQGIFRDLTGNVHLKQKEMHIWCDTGFIFPNRQVEAFGNVQMLQDDSIRIFSDSLYYDGIQRFSKLRQNVVLKDTSMTLFTDKLNYDLNTRIATFPDGSLIESDTTTLISKKGTYNANTNIAHFSDSVRITNPNYKLTADSLAFNTQTEMAYFLGPTKVYNEEKMVYCEDGFYDSKKNYAELYKNARFENREDGKLEIAEGDTIIYDGAKDMYYLIGNAYFQNDDQEVFADTILMDGKTEQYTFRGNPKFKSRDTTTNQSIIANNSDYDAMSKTMIFRGDVRVSQDHQIITTDSLDYNTETKSGMAKGNVVWQDTSANLKITCGQAFYNDSTKYLLAHLNPILTTLIDNDTMWLRADTLISLPDSVDVDQRHLYAFHHVKTFKSNVQSLCDSLYYDAIDSTFYFYQDPILWVDGTQFTADTIHVAMKASKIDQVRLFEKSLIVNTNEGTFFNQIKGRNAIIQFQKGEIRTMNVRENGETVYYAVDGEGAYMLVNDIDCASMVLFFDENQIRRIRYEGKPKAVVYPMHQVDHKSLYLAGFKWLDSLQIKTKYEFLGIPEPIILDSVLLDSSYLDSTKIDSTLLLDSFATEQLDSNSRHQIDSLSAKKANKLGNSSSSSEDKSKASSQKKSKLNAQAIDPKSQKKKKKKSKKKKLFSKNRQANEG